The DNA sequence ATCTTGAATGGTCCGTTCTTCGAATGGCATGAAATCCATCCGCGCTTTCTCTTCGTCCAGCCGGATCAGTTGCAGTCCACGTCCTGGCGTAGTTTTGGTTCCGAAAATGCCTTCGCGCCATTTTGTCAGCGGAGTAGTGCCAATTCCCCTGTGGATATTAGAGTGATAGCGAGCAAAAACGAGCACCAGCCATTTTTCAAGCTCGCTAAGCGTCATACAGGCGTTGCCTTCGGCATCATAATCTCCCTTCTCTTTGATGCCTGAGAATGTTGCCCCTCTGACGGACTTGAGTTCTTCTGAAACGGTTCCCATCAGTCGCTCAATATGAGCGCCATAGTGAGGTTTCTTGACAGGTCTCAACGTGACATCGATGTCATATTCAGCGCCGGCCGCTTTGAGCATGTCGCCTCTGAACTCTCGGGCGTTGTCCATGTGCAAGGTATCCATCACGCCATAGCAGGGCCATTCCAAATCGGACATTCCCAAACGTAATAGCCACTTATTTTTCGGGAAGATGGCGTGCAGTACACACATTCCTGCAGACATGGCCGAAGGTGGGTCCAGTGTCAGGTACATGCCCACGCACATGCGACTGAACACATCGATGGCCAGTGTGATCCAGGCGCGGTTGATCGGCCTGCGATGTTCATCATCGACAATGATCACGGGCAGGAGCGTATGGTCCATCTGGACAATAGCTAAAGGCCAGTTGGCGTCAGGAATTTTTCCAATCTTTGGGTCGAACCGAAGCTTGGCAACACGATCGCCTTCACGCTGCTTGATTCTGGTTTGTTCATCGATCCATTCGATGTGGCGCCGCACGGTCGTTGCCGCAGGCATTGGAACTCCTGCATTACTGCAGCGACGTCGAACCTCTACGGTGGTTGCCGCGACAGATACCTTCTGCTGGGTGAGGTGAAAATTTTCAATACAGTCTTTGAGGATTGTTTCCACTTCAGGTGACAAGCGGCCTTTCATTTGTCCTCCATCACGCCGGTTAGGCAGTAATGATGACAATAACCCTGTGTTCCTGTACGTGGACAACCAGCGATAAAGAGTCGCCACGCTGATGCCTGCTGCTTCTGCTTGCAGCTTGTATTCCGCACGAGATTGGCGCGTACCTGTTATCCAAGGATCGATGATCGCCCGCCGGGCTTTGGCAATATCCCAGTCGTCTTGTGAAATGCTTTCAAGATCGATAGCCGGTGGAGTTGGTCCTTCGCTTGGCGCTACGGTGCGAGGACTCTGAAGTGAATCCAGTTGCAGAAGTACCTGCTGTTCTGAGCCAATTTCTTTCGCCAAGATCAGGTTCATGTCAACCAGACTTTGGACGACATAATCGCGGCCAAGGTGGTGGACAGTTGCTCCCTTGGTGATGCGCATGACGCTGGGCGGGGGCTTTTTCATGATCAGTTTCCAGGCAGCCAGACCTCGACGTTTGAGGACAGCGGTTCTCTGTCTATGCTGAACATGATCCGGTTGCGGACCATCAGGTTCCACAAGATCGGTGTCCACTGCGCTTGCTCTTCTGGCGTTGCCCCGAGCATGTCAAGCAGAGACTGAAGTTCAGCGGTTCCCCCCAAGACTTGCAATCGCGCAAGTACGCCTGCTTCTTCTTCGGGAGCGGGTGAGAGGTTTCGATACCTGCGTAAGAACTTCAGATTTGCCAAGCGCTGCGTTCGGATGTCCAGTTCGGTCTTCGTCAAGAAGATCCAACCGCGATCGGCGGCGTACTTCTCGGCGACGGCGAACTTTGGCTGAAGTTCCTCGGCCTTGCGAGTCAAGTCAGCGGTGGTCTTGACTTCGATGAGTTGTGCTGGAGGTCGGTGACCGGTCGCGTCTTCCCGGAATGTCACCAAGAGGTCTGGGGTGTAGCGGCGCGACCTGCCTGGCATCGGTATCGTCACGGGCTGCTCGACGTACTTTTCGACCATGGGGTCGAAGTCCAGCAGCATCATGTAGTCCTTCTCCAGCAGCGACTCGAAGCCGATCAGGACGTCCGACTTCGAACTGGCGTATGCGCCTGTGACCACCAAGTGGTTCTTCGGGATCTTTCGTGATGGCATCGGCGGTGGCTCCCTGGGTGTTGTGCCGAGCTGGTGGCCGATTCAGTCTCGGCTGCTTCGAGACATTTTCAGATTTTGTTTTTCGGAACGAATGCGGGTAAACCCTTGGTTGGTTCAGCCGCCCCTCCGATGTCCTCTATCAAGGCGACAGGGATGTGCGAGGCCGAGGTGTCTGCACTTGACGGGTCGGTTCTGTTCCAGGTCAGCAGATCTGAGGGTGGTGCGCCATGACTGAAGAACAAGGCGTCTGTATCGGCTGGGGCGTGCCGTTCATGGTCGCGATGAGCAAGCCTGCCGATGTCGATGTCTTTCTGAGGAGGCCACTCTGGCTGAGGTAAGATTTCGGAACGGCATTGCTCGGTGCCCGCTGCTCACCTCGGCAAACCCTGACGGGACGACACTGACTTGATCCATGACCGGTTCCCCTTCTGTGGCGAATCCCGGCAGTGAGCACCGTTGATTCGCACGCAGCCAAGGAACTGTCATGCGTTTCATTCCCACGTCGGCGGCCATCGTCGAATCACTCAAGAAGCAAGCCAAGAAGCTCCAGCGCAACGGGGGCGGCAAGCACGCTGATCTCCTTGACCGTGTCGCCAAAGGCGCGGGCTACCAGCATTGGCATCATGTGTCGATTTGCCTCAAACAGACCGAGACGAAGTCCGGCGTTGAGGCGCTGCACTTGGATTGCGACATCATCCTGCGCGCTGCCCGTGAGGGTGTTGAGAAGGTGATCGTCACCAATGCTGGTGAGTTGCCTGTGCCGCTCGTGATGTTCGCCTGCCAGCAGGATGCATGGTTGCTTGATCCCGACGAGAGCCTTGTGCTCTGCTTGATGTTTCAAGGGGAAGAGCAGGAGCGGCACTTCGAGGATAGCCCCCGCCAGATTCGCATCGGCTGGGATGGCACCTATGCTTTCAACGGCGAGGCGTTCGTCGTCGCGACTGAGCATCCGACGGTGGGTACACGTGTCATCCTCGGCTATCCATTGGAGGAACTGCGCCGGTGGATCGACAAGGCGCAGGCCTATGGCAAACGCTTCGACACGTCGATTGGCCAGGATGATGCGATTGACCTCACGCCAGACTTGGTTGCACGCCTGATTGCGGAGGGCTGGGAGGTGAAATCGATCGAGGAAGGCCGGCGAGGTGGTGCACGCTTCAGTCCGAGCCGCAAGAGCCTGGTCTATCCGCCGCAGATTTCAGACAACGACGACGGCCTGGAGCCGGCTGCACCTTCAGTTGGCATGTAGGGCTTTTGACCGGATGCCCGTCACCGAGTCGTTCGTTTCAGTGGCGACTCGGGAGAGCGGGCGGCGGCCGAATTTAGTCTCATCAACTTCGATATCTTTTCTCGCATGATGCGAGAAATTTTGGCTAAGTCTGGTGCTATTTTCTCGTTATCTTCGAGATGCTGTCAGGCACGGACCTCTGACCTCTGGCGCAGCGAACGCGGCCGCCCTGCGGACCGCGTTCAATCGAAGTGGTATCCCTCGGCGGCGACCACCCGCCACGAGCCGTCCCCCGGCAGCTCCAGCACCCAGCGGTGGAAGGGCAGGATCGCCGGCCGGTGGCTGATGCTGACCGGCGTGCTGCCGATGCCGGCGAGCTGGGCGTACAGCCGCTCCTCGTTGGCAGCGTCCAGCGCGCTGGAGGCCTCGTCCAGCATCACGTAGCGCGGTCGCGCCAGCAGCACCCGCGTGAACGACAGCCGCTGTTGCTCGCCGACCGAGAGCACCTTGGCCCAGTCGCGCTCCGCGTCCAGCCCGCCCACCCGGTCGGCCAGATCGGGCAGGTTGACCTGGTGCAGCAGCGCGCGCAGCTCCTCGTCGGTGACCTCGCGCTCGGGGTGCGGGTAGAGCATCTGGCTGCGCAGCGTGCCCGGGGACAGGTAGGGCTGCTGCGGCAGGAAGAGCATTTCCTCGTGGCCCGGCCGCACGACGCGCCCCGCGCCGGTCTGCCACAGGCCGGCCATCACCCGCAGCAGCGAACTCTTGCCGCAGCCGCTCGGCCCGGTGATCAGCAGCCCCTCGCCGGGCGCGATGGCGAGCGTGACTTCGCGGATCAGCGTGTGCTCGTGCCCGGGGGTCTGCACGGTGACCAGCTCCAGCGCGAGCTGGGGGCCGTCGGCGGTCTCGATGCCGGGTTCGGCGTCGGCGGCGGTCTGGTCGTCGAGCGCCTGCGAGAAGCTGTCGAGCCGGTTCACGCCGGCACCGAAGCGGCTCAGACTCTCGAAGTGCTGCACGATCAGCGTCAGCGCGCTCAGGATGGCGGTGAACGCACCCGCGGCCTGCACCGCCCGGCCCACTTCCATGCGCCCCGACAGCACCTCGTCGGCAATGATCACGCTGGGCAGCGCGAGCGTGAGGAAGCTGTGCGCGTACTGGAACAGGTTGAGGTTGAACTGCCAGCGCAGCACGTGCCGGTAGTTGCGCAGCAGGTCGCCGAACAGGCGGCGCAGGCCCCCCAGCTCCTGCCCTTCGCCGCTGTGGAAGGCGATCGACTCGGCGTGCTCGCGCACCCGCACCAGTCCGAAGCGGAAATCGGCCTCGCGCCGCAGTTGCCGGAAGTTCAGCCCGATCAGCCGCTGGCCGAACACCGCCCCGGTGAACCAGGTGCCCAGCAGCGCGTAGCCGATCAGGAAGGCCACCAGCGGCCGCGAGATGGTCCAGAGCACGCCGGTGAAGGCCACCAGATCGATCACCGCACCGAGCACCACCATCAGGAAGTACAGCGACTGCGAGGTGAAGCTGTTGACGTCCTCGGCGATGCGCTGGTCGGGGTTGTCGATGCCGGCGTGCGCGTTGAGGTGGTAGTAGGCGCGGCGGTGGAAGTAGCGCTGCAGCAGGTGGTCGGTGAGCCAGCGCCGCCACTGCATGCCCAGCGTGTCGCGCACGAAGTAGTAGCAGGCGTAGAGCGGCACGGCAGCCACCAGGATGACCGTGAAACGCCGGATCGCGGCCCAAAAGCGCTCAGCATCCCCGGCGGCCAGCGCCGAGGTGAACTCGCCCGTCTCCTGGTTGAACAGGACGTTGAAGCCCGTCTGTCCCAGCAGCAGCACGACCAGCAGCGCCACCATGGCGCGGGCGCGTACCCGCTCGTCCGATTGCCAGTACGGCGCGGCGATGTGGACGAAACGTTGCCAGAGGCGGCGGTCGGCGCCGGGTTCGTCGAGGGGCGGCATGCGCAGCGGTTCAGAGGGGAATCAGGGGCACCCGGGTGGAGGCGTGTCGACCACGGCGCGCCACAGGACGCCGTTGTTCCCCTTGTACACCTCCGCGAGCCCGGACAGGGCTGGCACGGGCTTCCACGCCAGGTCGGCGATGAACCAGACGGTGCCCGGTGTGCACAGCAGCGCTCCGGCCTGGTCGGTGCGCCAGAGCTGGCGTGCGGCGGCCGGCGGATCGAAACGCCCGGCGTCGAACAGCTCCTTGCGCCAGTTGTCGGTCCTGGGGAGGTTCGGGTCGTTCCAGTTCGACAGCACGATCGGCGGCCGTGTCAGCCCGGCGTAGAAGGGCACGTCGAAGAAGGCGCCGTCGACGAACACCACGCGGTCCTGTGGCTGGTGCTGCCGGGCCAGTGCGTCGCCGAGGTCGCGGTGCGAATGGGGCGCCTGCCAGGCCAGCGCGGCCACGAGGCCGACGCACAGCACGGCCGCCGCCGGCAGCACCTGGCGCCATGCCGACCCGCGCGCCACCGCCAGCCCCAGCAACATGCACAGCGGCGGGAGGGCGGGCAGGACATAGCCGACCAGCTTGGACGTCGGCATCGAGAAGAAGCCGGTGATGGCCACCAGCCACCACAGCACCAGACCGCGCTGCAGGCCCTGCGGTGGCGTGCGCCAGGCTGCCGGCAGCCACACGCTCCACGGCAGCGTCAGCAGCGGCAGCACGGCCACGTAGAACCACGCCGGCTGCGCGTTGTTGAA is a window from the Sphaerotilus montanus genome containing:
- a CDS encoding ABC transporter ATP-binding protein/permease, producing MPPLDEPGADRRLWQRFVHIAAPYWQSDERVRARAMVALLVVLLLGQTGFNVLFNQETGEFTSALAAGDAERFWAAIRRFTVILVAAVPLYACYYFVRDTLGMQWRRWLTDHLLQRYFHRRAYYHLNAHAGIDNPDQRIAEDVNSFTSQSLYFLMVVLGAVIDLVAFTGVLWTISRPLVAFLIGYALLGTWFTGAVFGQRLIGLNFRQLRREADFRFGLVRVREHAESIAFHSGEGQELGGLRRLFGDLLRNYRHVLRWQFNLNLFQYAHSFLTLALPSVIIADEVLSGRMEVGRAVQAAGAFTAILSALTLIVQHFESLSRFGAGVNRLDSFSQALDDQTAADAEPGIETADGPQLALELVTVQTPGHEHTLIREVTLAIAPGEGLLITGPSGCGKSSLLRVMAGLWQTGAGRVVRPGHEEMLFLPQQPYLSPGTLRSQMLYPHPEREVTDEELRALLHQVNLPDLADRVGGLDAERDWAKVLSVGEQQRLSFTRVLLARPRYVMLDEASSALDAANEERLYAQLAGIGSTPVSISHRPAILPFHRWVLELPGDGSWRVVAAEGYHFD
- a CDS encoding Mu transposase C-terminal domain-containing protein, which gives rise to MKKPPPSVMRITKGATVHHLGRDYVVQSLVDMNLILAKEIGSEQQVLLQLDSLQSPRTVAPSEGPTPPAIDLESISQDDWDIAKARRAIIDPWITGTRQSRAEYKLQAEAAGISVATLYRWLSTYRNTGLLSSLLPNRRDGGQMKGRLSPEVETILKDCIENFHLTQQKVSVAATTVEVRRRCSNAGVPMPAATTVRRHIEWIDEQTRIKQREGDRVAKLRFDPKIGKIPDANWPLAIVQMDHTLLPVIIVDDEHRRPINRAWITLAIDVFSRMCVGMYLTLDPPSAMSAGMCVLHAIFPKNKWLLRLGMSDLEWPCYGVMDTLHMDNAREFRGDMLKAAGAEYDIDVTLRPVKKPHYGAHIERLMGTVSEELKSVRGATFSGIKEKGDYDAEGNACMTLSELEKWLVLVFARYHSNIHRGIGTTPLTKWREGIFGTKTTPGRGLQLIRLDEEKARMDFMPFEERTIQDYGVLLDKIYYYHDVLRPWINSRDPANPKLARLFRFRRDPRDISQLYFFDPDMRKYYAIPYRDSGLPVTSIWEWRETQKRTRDLGIQDYDERTKFTYLNRQRDLEADAAQKTKQARHAQQVKKEHRKARAIKNEIELPKVSNPTASAEPPALPGYDRSKVRPLDDEY
- a CDS encoding TnsA endonuclease N-terminal domain-containing protein, which translates into the protein MPSRKIPKNHLVVTGAYASSKSDVLIGFESLLEKDYMMLLDFDPMVEKYVEQPVTIPMPGRSRRYTPDLLVTFREDATGHRPPAQLIEVKTTADLTRKAEELQPKFAVAEKYAADRGWIFLTKTELDIRTQRLANLKFLRRYRNLSPAPEEEAGVLARLQVLGGTAELQSLLDMLGATPEEQAQWTPILWNLMVRNRIMFSIDREPLSSNVEVWLPGN